One Oncorhynchus keta strain PuntledgeMale-10-30-2019 chromosome 34, Oket_V2, whole genome shotgun sequence genomic window, GGGATCCCACAAGGGGTGGTGTCACTGTGGAGGTGGGCCAATCCTCGAGCCACCGACCCAGCCATAGCACACAGCTCAGCCCAGCTCAATACATGGCCCGCCAGGAAGTCCTAATGAATGAATGACCCATCCCTCAGGATTATTTGACAACATTTTTATGAAATTGTATGTAAAATAAAATGTACTAGTTATCTCTTCTAGTCTTCTACTGAACCATATAACAACAATATACACTTAATCAACCTAGCAATAAACAAAACAAAGCTCAATCAAACTAACCTGTAGGTTTCCCAGGCCGTGGTAGGCCATGACCAGCCAGTACTGCCTCTGAGGGGAGCCGGAGGGCCCTCGCTCCTCTGCTGTCAGGAATTGAACCACATTTTCATGCTCCAGGTTGGCATCAGAGAAGATGGCCCTCTCGTTGCTCCAGGACACATACTCCACAGACGGGAAGATCTTGAAATCAAATAAACATTTATTCAAAGTATTATATAACATGAAAATGACACAAAAAACTACAGAACAaatggggggggggtgagaaaaAAGGGAAGAGGGAAAACCATCACCTTCACTGCCACCGTCTCATACTGAGGACCAGCTGCCTGGTGGTGGAGCCTGGCCCGCCACACCTCAGCAAACCTCCCTTTCCCCACCAAGGCTTCTAGCTGGATGGGTAGCTGCTCCGTGCTGTGGTTGAAGTTATGGGCCCGGACGGGAGACATGTCAGATGTAGCGTCGCTATTGATGGCTGACAGCTTGCCATGGCAGTCCTCACCGCCGGTGATGGCCTCCCCACTGAGTCCCTCTGGGATGTCCAAGGCCTGGTCAATTAATGAATTATATTTTTAGTTACGTATCAAGTGGCCTTTAGCTGCCCATCCCATATAGGATTACTTTACACCTTTTCACAAACAGTAATGTACAGTAGCTACATGACAATAAATGAAAAGCTTCCAGTTGGTTATggcagtgtcccaaatggcaccctactattccctatatagtgcattactttttaccagggacctatgggttctgctcaaaagtagtgcactatgttgtagggaatagggtgccatttgggtctcAAAGTATATTTTTCCATACCTGGTAGATCCACCTACCTGGTAGTGTGTGCGTTTGGGAGCCCAGTCTTTGGGCTGCTTGCCGGGCTGTCTGGTACGGTACAGGTAGAAAGCCATGGTAGCGATGATAGCCACTAAACAGGGAGGGACCAGGCTGATCACCACCACTGGAATCACATCTTTACTCTTGAGCTTGGAAAAATCTGAGGACACAGTTAAAAACAATTTGAAGACAACATGGAATCGGATCATGGGTTAGTATACATTACTAGTACATTCTGGAATTACATTATAAATGCCTATTTTTCCTCAAATTGCATTTTTTATTAATATACAATTGTAAATTAATatttttcaaataaaatgttCTGGTTGCACCATGTACTGCCTGGTTCCAGAATAAAATAAGTGGTTACCATTGGAGCCCTTGTCGAATATAAGCTTATCGTTGCACTCGTGTTCTCCTAGGCAGCCACAAACGAACAGGACCCCATCCTCAGAGGGCTGAGGAGCCATCACACACTCGTTGGAGGAGTAGTTTGACAACATGATATTCTCCAGTGGCTGCTGGGGCTGGTGGCATAACGTCTTCACACTCATACTCTCATTGTCCTTCCGCCTGGGACACAGATGAAGACACTAACAGATGTTAAAGCTGTACACGCAGTCATACACTCACATGCACAGATCAATTATAAAGTTACTTATCAAACTAGTAAACTGAATTTAGTTAGGCATTTTACAATAGGAAAATGTCTCTGGGAAAACCTATAGTTGACTTTTGACTTTGTGGTTTTGTTTGGATtggttatgtacagtggggagaacaagtatttgataacctgcaaaatcgtcagtgtttcctacttacaaagcatgtagaggtctgtaatttttttcataggtacacttcaactgtgagaggtggaatctaaaacaaaaatccagaaaatcacattgtaagattttaaagtaattaatttgcattttattgcaccTCTCCACAATgtccaagaccagagagctgtgtaaggacatcagggataaaattgtagacctgcacaaggctgggatgggctacaggacaataggcaagcagcttggtgagaaggcaacttttggcgcaattattagaaaatggaagaagttcaagatgacggtcaatcaccctcagtctggggctccatgcaagatctcacctcgtggggcatcaatgatcatgaggaaggtgagggaccagaccagaactacatggcaggacctggtcaatgacctgaagaaagctgggaccacagtctcaaagaaaaccattagtaacacactacgccgtcatggattcaaatcctgcagcgcacgcaaggtccccctgctcaagccagcgcatgtccaggcccgcctgaagtttgccaatggatgatccagaggaggaatgggagaaggtcatgttgtctgatgagacaaaaatagagctttttggtccaaactccactcgccgtgtttggaggaagaagaaggatgagtacaaccccaagaacaccatcccaaccgtgaagcatggaggtggaaacatcattctttggggatgcttttctgcaaaggggacaggacgactgcaccgtattgaggggaggatggatggggccatgtattgcgagatcttggccaacaacctcctttccttagtaagagcattgaagatgggtcgtggctgggtcttccagcatgacaacgacccgaaacacacagccagggcaactaaggagtggctccgtaagaagcatctcaaggtcctggagtggcctagccagtctccagacctaaacccaatagaacatctttggagggagctgaaagtccgtattacccagcgacagccccgaaacctgaaggatctggagaatgtctgtatggaggagtgggccaaaatccatgctgcagtgtgtgcaaacctggtcaagaacaacaggaaatgtatgatctctgtaattgcaaacacaggtttctgtaccaaatattaagttctgcttttctgatgtatcaaatacttatgtcatgcaataaaatgcaaatgaattacttaaaaatcatacaatgtgattttctggatttttgttttagattcccgtctctcacagttgaagtgtacctatgataaaaattacagacctctacatgctttgtaagtaggaaaacctgcaaaatcggcagtgtatcagatacttgttctccccactgtatgtatttgCGTGGATTGGAAGTTTTTATTTTACAAATGGTCAATCCAATCTGCCTTTGTATCCTGCCAACAACAACACCCGACTTAATAACACTAGTCTCTTTCAATTTGCATGTGTCCCAAATTACAtgcccatagtgctctggtcaaaagtagtgcactatataggggtgccatttgggacactatcTCTGTCATTCAGAAGTCAGCAGATAGTTTCTCCCCTCGTAGGAAGTCTAAGATCAATAATGTGTACCAaacggcacactattccctataaagtgcactacttttgaccgggatCAAAGACCCTTTATTACTGTAGAGCAGGGATCGGCAACTTttatgggggtgggggccacaaaaaatctGACCTCATCACGATGGGCCACAGTCACAGTTCTGCATTCTGACATCCATACCCAAACATGCAGTCAGGGCCGGACCTAGCCTTTTTGGGGCCCGAAGTTAAATTGTAAAAGGGTGCCCTCCCTGCTGTAGAGGTTTGACCACTAGGGCCCAGCATACCAGACGGTGAGCAACATTCAAATAAAGCCAAAATGAACTTTGTCctcctcatcgcaaacaccccaCTCACCATCATTTCTTATCAGTATCATTCATTAAAGAAACACATCCTACAGTTCCATTAATGTTTATGAGCAACATTTGTTTTGTCTGGGATACACATACAAACATATGGATCAGCTATATATCCTGTTTACCGAGAGTTCAATAAATGTCATGATGAGGATAATTATTAAAGTAGAGGAGCATAACAGTCCAGTAAGGGAGTATATTGGGAAATATACCttgtcaaaatatattttatagaatGGGAAGCTATCAGCTAAACCAGATCAATATTACTAgttgtatgtactgtacagtacaagtcaaacattttgacacacctactcattcaagggattttctttatttttactattttctacattgtagaataatagtgaagacatcaacactttgAAATAATacacattgaatcatgtagtaaccaaaaaaagtgttgaacaaatcaaaatattttttatatttgagattcttcgaagtagccaccctttgccttgatgacagctttgcacacttggcattctctcaaccagattcatgaggaatgcttttcccacatatgctgagcacttgttggctgcttttccttcactctgcggtccaacttcaAAATATCTTTAATGTTTTTAATGTGAGAGTGAGAGCTCTGGTGCAAAAGATTCatttattatactgtatatggcaAATAAACTTTAACTTGGGAGATAGTCCTTTGATGAAAAACGTCACACTTACCATATTGCAATGCAAATCTCTTCACTCAGAGtacagaaggaggagagggagcagttggtataacacacactgtcctcacagATAGGGCTGGAGTAGTCACACCACTTACACAGGTTGGTCTTGATGTGTGTGAAGGAGAGGATAGGAAGACCtgtggaatacacacacacaaacactaatcAGAACAAATCACTTCTGGCTTTGAATAAAATGACTGGCACAAAACAGAACTATAGACTAGGCTTGATTCAATGCGTATTGCCAAAGTTCAGGATTATAGTgcgattgaaatttaaaggtaattcacgattgagccgacataatgcagcatttaccgtgaatgcagtctctgctgacacggaaacattgcctttaaatttcaatcacgctgGAGCAAAGATCTTCAGCATTACGGAATGAATATGGCTCTTAGGACACCAATCTGACAAAGGTTCTGCTGTTTAGAGCGCACCCTCTTTATTGTGACAAGCTACATTAGATAGATTGCAGACTCAGTTCTGGTTCATCTAGTGAAGGGGAGGTGTGCATCAAAAATGCTTAAAGCCAAGGACAGGGATAGGATATCCATTATGTATGAAGGTCTGCTGTAACGCTCGtcgttgggagagagagaggaggaccaaggcgcagcgtggtaagtattcataTTTCTTAATGAAAACGAACActcgaacaaaaacaacaaaacacgaGAACGAAACGAAAACAGTCTTGAACGGTGAAAtacaaacacagaacagaaaataaacacccacgaaacacaggtggaaaaaggctacctaagtatgattctcaatcagagacaactaccgacacctgcctctgattgagaaccataccaggccaaactcaaaacacaacatagaaaaatgaacatagacaacccacccaactcacaccctgaccatactaaaacaaagacagaaaaaataactaaggtcagaacatgacgtCTGCAGacattggctgagagaaatttatgataaaaagattgtggggtctgttttgttagacttcgaCATTATCAATCATAGTCTGATGCTGGCAAAACTTATGTcgtatggctttacaccccctgctatattgtggataaagacttacctgtctaacagaacacagagggtgttcttggAAGCCATCTCGaacataatccagttagaatcaggaattccccaaggcagctgtctaggcccattACTTTTAAAAATCTTTACTAATGAATTGCCACTGGCTCTGAGGAAAGCCAGAGtgtatgtatgcggatgactcaacactatacatgtcagctactacagtgactgaaatgactgcaacacttaaagagTTTCAGTTAATTTCAGAgggggtggcaaggaataaactagtcctaaatatttcttaaactaaaagcattgtatttgggacaaatcattcactaaaccctaaacctcaactaaatattgtaaaaaatcatgtggaaattgagcaagttgaggtgactaaactgcttggagttaccctggattgtaaactgtcatggtctaaatgtattgatacaacagtagctaaaatggggagaagtAGGTCTATGATAAagtgctgctctaccttcttgacGTCACTGTCAACAAGGCACTACTACTGTttagtcgtgtggtcaggtgccacaaaaaaggacgtAGGAAAATATAAATtgtttcagaacagggcagcacggctggtctttggatgtacacagagagctaatattaataatatgcatgtcaatctctccttgctcaaagtggaggagagattgacttcatcacggcttgtatttatgagaggtattgacatgttgaatgcaccgagatgtctgtttgaactactggcgcacatctcagacacccatgcataccccacaagacatgccaccagaggtctcatCACAGTCCagttatggaacagcggggactgtgaagcaacacaaacataggcgcacacacacacacatcatagcatacgcactatacacacacacgtacatatggattttgtactgtatatatgtggtagttgtggagtaggggcctgaagGCACACAGTCTGGATggatgtttttaaaattgtatacaCCGCCTTAATttttctggaccccaggaagagtagctgctgccttggcaccagctaatggggatccataataaatacaaatacaaatacattggGTTTGTTTTACTCAATGACCGTACTTTGAGGCAGCTTCCAAACCacatatattatattacatgCAATGAATTGTTCAAATCCCACCAGCAGTAGGCCTACCAAGAACAGCTGGAAGCTGAAGCTTCGGTAGATACTGgttactacactgaacaaaaatattaaacgcaacatgtaacaatttcaaagattttactgagttacacttcatataaggaaatcagtcaattttaataaattcattaggccataatctacggatttcacatgactgggaatacagatatgcatcggttggccacagataccttaaaaacctcgaaagaaagaagaaagaacctaaaatgacatacccaaatctaactgcctgtagctcaggacctgaagcaaggatatgcatattcttgataccatttaaAAGGCAACACTTagacgtttgtggaaatgtgaaattaatgtaggagaatataacacattagatctggtaaaagataatacactATACCATCATCTTTCAAATGCAAGAAAAAGGCCATCAtttattattccagcccaggcgcaatttatATTTTGGCCACTTGATGGCCCTTTGTGCAAAgtgttagactgatccaatgaaccattgcatagactgcaaaatgtgcctaattggtttattaatacctTTTCAAGTAAATAATTGTGCACTTTCCTCAaataatagcatggtattatttcactgtaatagctacggtaaattggacagtgcagttagattaataagaatttaagctttctgaccatatcagatatgtctatgtcctgggaaatgtttttgttacttacaacctcatgctaatcacattagcctacgttagctcaactgtcccgccggggggacaccgatcccgtagaggtattggcgggaactggaacacgctgtcgtacatgtcgatccagagcatgccaaacttgctcaatgggtgacatgtctgaatATGCAGCCCATAGAACTGGGAAATGTTTAGGAAAtgtccaggaattgtgtacagatccttgaaatatggggctgtgcattataatgctgaaacatgaggtgatggcggtggatgaatggcacgaaaCAGGATTTCATCacattatctctgtgcattcaaatttccatcgataaaatgctattttttgttgttgtctgtagcttattccTGCACATACAACAACCCCaccagcaaaccgctcgcccacactaTGCCAtgcacgctgtctgccatctgcccagtacagttgaaaccagtggccatcgaagttgagcattttcccactgaagtcggttacaacaacaaactgcagtcaggtcaatatcctggtgaggatgacgagcatgcagatgagcttccctgagatggtttctgacagtttgtgtaaacccacagtttcatcaactttccgggtggctggtctcagacgatcccgcggCTGAAGAAGCCAGATGTTGACGTCCTGGGCTgttgtggttacacatggtctgcggttgtgaggccggttggatgtactgccaaattctctaaaacaacgttggaggcggcttatggta contains:
- the LOC118366880 gene encoding TGF-beta receptor type-2 isoform X3 encodes the protein MSVKTLCHQPQQPLENIMLSNYSSNECVMAPQPSEDGVLFVCGCLGEHECNDKLIFDKGSNDFSKLKSKDVIPVVVISLVPPCLVAIIATMAFYLYRTRQPGKQPKDWAPKRTHYQALDIPEGLSGEAITGGEDCHGKLSAINSDATSDMSPVRAHNFNHSTEQLPIQLEALVGKGRFAEVWRARLHHQAAGPQYETVAVKIFPSVEYVSWSNERAIFSDANLEHENVVQFLTAEERGPSGSPQRQYWLVMAYHGLGNLQDFLAGHVLSWAELCAMAGSVARGLAHLHSDTTPCGIPKVPVAHRDLKSSNIVVKSRRECALCDFGLALRLDLSLTVDDFANSGQVGTARYMAPEVLESRVNLEDLEAFKQMDVYSMALVLWEMVSRCEVIGEVKSYEPPFGSKVCDQPCVDSMRDLVLRDRGRPEIPTSWTTHQGMNLLCATITECWDHDPEARLTAHCVVERFGSLEEEMEQEVLDAVNNSQECPPSDTFPDSTGCDVDPLAPETDTEGTLIPGQISEIL
- the LOC118366880 gene encoding TGF-beta receptor type-2 isoform X1 is translated as MGCWRFSAVNIVLLSFCLPILSFTHIKTNLCKWCDYSSPICEDSVCYTNCSLSSFCTLSEEICIAIWRKDNESMSVKTLCHQPQQPLENIMLSNYSSNECVMAPQPSEDGVLFVCGCLGEHECNDKLIFDKGSNDFSKLKSKDVIPVVVISLVPPCLVAIIATMAFYLYRTRQPGKQPKDWAPKRTHYQALDIPEGLSGEAITGGEDCHGKLSAINSDATSDMSPVRAHNFNHSTEQLPIQLEALVGKGRFAEVWRARLHHQAAGPQYETVAVKIFPSVEYVSWSNERAIFSDANLEHENVVQFLTAEERGPSGSPQRQYWLVMAYHGLGNLQDFLAGHVLSWAELCAMAGSVARGLAHLHSDTTPCGIPKVPVAHRDLKSSNIVVKSRRECALCDFGLALRLDLSLTVDDFANSGQVGTARYMAPEVLESRVNLEDLEAFKQMDVYSMALVLWEMVSRCEVIGEVKSYEPPFGSKVCDQPCVDSMRDLVLRDRGRPEIPTSWTTHQGMNLLCATITECWDHDPEARLTAHCVVERFGSLEEEMEQEVLDAVNNSQECPPSDTFPDSTGCDVDPLAPETDTEGTLIPGQISEIL
- the LOC118366880 gene encoding TGF-beta receptor type-2 isoform X2, coding for MASNNYKKLPWGNRLPILSFTHIKTNLCKWCDYSSPICEDSVCYTNCSLSSFCTLSEEICIAIWRKDNESMSVKTLCHQPQQPLENIMLSNYSSNECVMAPQPSEDGVLFVCGCLGEHECNDKLIFDKGSNDFSKLKSKDVIPVVVISLVPPCLVAIIATMAFYLYRTRQPGKQPKDWAPKRTHYQALDIPEGLSGEAITGGEDCHGKLSAINSDATSDMSPVRAHNFNHSTEQLPIQLEALVGKGRFAEVWRARLHHQAAGPQYETVAVKIFPSVEYVSWSNERAIFSDANLEHENVVQFLTAEERGPSGSPQRQYWLVMAYHGLGNLQDFLAGHVLSWAELCAMAGSVARGLAHLHSDTTPCGIPKVPVAHRDLKSSNIVVKSRRECALCDFGLALRLDLSLTVDDFANSGQVGTARYMAPEVLESRVNLEDLEAFKQMDVYSMALVLWEMVSRCEVIGEVKSYEPPFGSKVCDQPCVDSMRDLVLRDRGRPEIPTSWTTHQGMNLLCATITECWDHDPEARLTAHCVVERFGSLEEEMEQEVLDAVNNSQECPPSDTFPDSTGCDVDPLAPETDTEGTLIPGQISEIL